gatGCCAGAGATTGCTAGCAAAATCTGTAACAGGGAAAGGAGGGCTCCCCCCTGCAGGCTTTAGAGGGAGCatggtcctgccaacaccttgatttcagacttccagcgtCCAGAGCTGTGAAAGAGTacatttctgttttaagccaTCAGTTTGTAGTGCCTTGTTATGGTACCTCTAGGAAGCCAACTAATTTCCTATTTCTGGCTCCTGAGGGAGCCTAGAAGCAATGACACACCAAAAGCGTGCCCAGATCCTGGATTCTAAATACCATTCTTCATTAAAAGGAAATaggactccttggagaaatggctgattccagggctCGGGCAGGAAAGGAAACCTGGCATATCTTATAGTGCCAAAACATAAGGATCTGCTCAAAGAATAATGGGAACATGTCAACAGAACACAGGAACCAGCCTGAAGGGCTCCCACTGCCCAAATCTAAGATAAtcttgagcatcaaaataaataaggaCAATAATTGATTACAGCCTATTGATTAAAATAGGAATCCCTGACTCTATAATGATATAAGTAAATCAATGACCcaaataaatgcatacatacatCGCATTCCGTAGTGTAGGATGCAAACTAATAAATATGGAAGGACTGATGGAATTAGAAAAGCACCATTTGGCAACTATCACTTTGTGAATCAATGGATGCTAAGCCTAGTGGCCAAAATTGTGATGAGGAACAGAATATTTATAGACTCAAAAAAATACTGTTTCAttccaaagaaaaaagaggaactTCAGAGTACAGAAACCAGGCAGATTCCACCttaaccaaatgatcaaatttaCCATTCCTAGCCATGGGGCAAaccatcaccatgtgcctcccaATAGGAAGCCCTAGAAGGACATAAAATCACACAGCAGAGCAGAATTCCAACCCAGGGCTGGTGGCCTCTGGGCCAGGCTAGCTCCCAGGTTCCCACCATCTAGAAGGGGTAACCACAATCGTGTATGGTAAAGGGTCAAGCATGGAACATGACACACAGAAGGAGCTCAGCAACTATGGCTCAAACTCACAAAAGCAAGACCAAAAAACTCAAGAGGAGGCCCAGGGGGATGCCGGCAATGGGCAGCCAGTCCAGATGGAGGAAATGTGGGCTGGGGGCCACTGGGTCTGACCGCTGGTTAAGGAAATAGGCGATGCTGCCCGATGCTGGAGCTTCTGGACATGTTCTCTGACCCCTGGGTCCTAGAGAACAGCCTCCAGGAGGGGGCAGTCAGcacccccattttacagtggAGAAAGTGAGGCATGGAGATAAGAGAACCTGTCCATGCTGACCCAGGCAGGGGAAGGCAGGGCCAGGTCTCGAAGCTGAGGTTGGCTGACCCCAAAACCTCTCTCTACCCCTCTAGGCTGCCCTTTCTGCCCAGGCAAAGGCCCGTGAGCTCAGGTGACATCAGCCTTCTAAGTGAAGCCCGGACCTGCAGAATCTCAGAGAAAGGGCCCTGCCTCCTCCCAGGCCAGAAGTTCCCACAGACAAGACAACCCGGGCAGCCGCTCTCCCCAGCCCCTAGGCAGCAGCTCCGTGAAGCTCCCCGATCTGGGAACGGCTGAAGCTAACATGTGTGTGAGGTTGGCTGTTTTCCAGCGCACTTCCACCCTCAGTGACCCACGGGGGCCCCCACAACAACCCTAGGAGATGCCGataagggtttctcaatcccattttacatatgaggaaactgaggctcagacgcGGCATGCTGGGGGCTTACCGGGCTACTGGGCAGCCGGGTGGGGGATTGGAAGCCAGGCCCCCCGACTTGAGAGCCAGGCCCCCTGCCCATCACGGGGGCGGGCGTGAGGGGGCCCCTTGGGTCTCCACCTCCTTCTGGTTTCACGTGTATGAAAAATCAGCCAAGCTCGGGGTCTGGGGAGGTGGCTGGAGCTGGTGGGGGGAGGTGGTGCTCACCAACATAGGTCTTCAGGAGGGCGTCGATGGGGTGGGGCTGGTCCGAGATGAGGAACTTGACTGCCGTGGTGACTGTGCTCCGGGTGTGCGGCCGGCCTGCGTGACGAGCCGAAGTGGCCGGTGAGGGGCAGGGACCGGTCcatctccacccctcccccattcctgacaccccctccccatctctgGGGAAGCTGGTGCTGCCACTTCCCTGGGGAGCAAACGATTAACTCAGAAGAACTGGGGGGTTCCAACCCTACACATTCTAAGGAAAGGTTTGGCCCCTGCCCACCTCTAAATCCTTGGAGTGTCCTGCCCACTAAGGGTGTCACTGCTTACCTGGGCTCTCGGGCCACCCTGCATGTCTCAGCGAGCAACGTGACTTATGGTGGGGGGGTGTGTGTGCGGCTCTGGGTCATGCAGGGCCAACTTGACCGCTGGAGGAGCTGGAGACTGAAGGCCAGCTCTGCCTCTGTGACCAACCAACTCCCTGGACACCAAGGCCCGGATGACTCATCCATGAATGTTGTCACACAGAGTTGCTGTATGTGTCACACGGGAGGCACTGTCTACACGACTCTACCAGGAGAGGATACCTGGGCACACACACACCTGGTCTCTGCTGGATCCTGCCCCCTTGTCTTTTTCAGTTGCTGATTTTACTCTCTATTCTTTCACCGTAATAAATCATAATGGTGAATGCAATGGTTTTGCTAAATTCTGTGAGTCCTTCCAGTCAATCACTGACCCTAAGGGTGATTTTGGGGATCCCCAAACCCAGAGGCCTTGAATCTACCCTAAATCCTTCTTGCTACAGAGGAGAGAGTAAGCCTGCCAGTTCTCAGATAACTATACTACAGGATACAAATCGGGGACCCAAGAACCTAAGACAGTGGTCAATCCTAAAGACCCTTGTTCAGCCCTTGGGACTGTATTTTCCTGACACATCATCTCAATTAATCCCTGAGAAGGCTCATTCTTTTTCTCCATTCCACAGATGAGGACACAGAGACCCAGAATGGTTAAGTTTGCATGGAAGGTCACACAGCAGATCCAGAACTCAGCAGCTGATTCTAAGCCCTGGCTGGTCCCTCTAAGGGAGGTACACATTCCCAAAGCAGGGGAAATGAAAGGGCTGAAGGCCAAAGGGATTCCAAAAGAACTCAGATCATCCCCAAAGCTTGGTGTTATGGGTTGATCTGGGTCCTCCAAATGgccatgttcaagtcctaacttccGGTTTGTGCACATGACCTTCCTCAGAAAAagagtctttgaagatgtgattggGTAAAATGAGGCCAAACCAGATGGGGATGGGCTctgatccaatatgactggtgtccttataagagggaaatCTGGGCATTGAGACAGACACAGGGGAGATGGCCAGGTAACAATGGAAACAGCGACTGCAGGGTTACGGCTGCAAGCCGAGGAACACTCAGGGTTGCCAGCAAACCACCAGGAGCTGCAAGAGGCAAAGGGGTCTCCTTTGAGGTTGCCCTGCCAGCACCTCAACTTCaggcttctagcctccagaaatgCGCAAGAATACatttctgctgctttcagccaCCCCATGaaggtactttgttatagcagcactgGCAAACTAACACACTTGGTAAAAGAGAACCctgttttttgcttttctgtttgctttctgAGCAGAGAAGCTgaagaaggggggggggggattaaTTTCCTTTAATAAAACAGCAGATGGCCACATgcctctgaatttcctctctcAGCTGTTCACTCCCTTTCTCCCACCCCATGACAGCGCATGAGTTAAAGCTGTTTCCAACACACAGACATGCACCGGCCTCAAGGAGAATGTTAATAACTTGGAGCTAAGGTGTGAATGTGTGAAAATTACTGAAttcagattttttcatttttttcctctctgtcttttaCCATGCCTGGCTCCTAAGCAGACTCAGAGTGGCTGATGAAGACTTGCacaataaaatagaatagaattaagtgaatttaaaataagaaaaatggggCCAAGGAAAAATAAGCAGCAGAGCGAGATGGAGACATGTCCGTGGGACATACAGAAAACCACGTATGAAGTCCCGTGAACTTGCAAGAAGCAGGCTGCTTCCAAAGGAAATGTGTCCAGTGAGCTGGTTCAGTGGTGTGCATGAGACAGGAACACATCAGGGCTTAGGGAAAAGCAAGGCACCATGTCACCAAATAGATAAAATCCCCGACAATATCCTTGCTGCACACACAGCACTGAGGGCCTGAgagcagtttcttataaattcTGCAACCCAAAAAGGGCACAACTGTAATCCCTTAATCTAAACAACAGCATTCACTTTGTATGAATTAGGCACCACCCACTGTACCAGGCACTTGATCTTCGTTAGGGCTATTAGGGGACCAGCTCAAGCCCCAGCTGGGGCCAAAGGAGGCCTCTCTCAGGGGCATCTGCCTGCCCAAGCGCCCAGTTATCCCTCCTGCCTGCTTTCAACCTCCCTGAGCCGCTCAACATCCTGACGTGTCCTTAGGTGAAACACAGCACACCTGCCCTCCTGTTCCTCTCCTAGCCCTGGGTGCACCTCATTAAATCTTAGCCtagatttccatttccatttgctCCAGCTGGCCGGAGAGCACTGCACCCGCCCTTCTGCAGGCTGCCCTTTGGGGCCCCTCTTGAGAACTGCTTTTTGTGACTTTGACTTGGGGCATCATGCTTTGTCTACACACAAGACCGTGAAAACGGCCCCCTGAGATGTTAAGCGTATCTGTGGTAGGGACTCATGAAAGATTCTGCCCCCTCCATCCCATCCCATAGGGCCGCCCTCTTTCATAAGGACCCACGGGGACGAGTAGGACTCTAAGTCTCAAGGGTGGAAACGCCCGGTTTGCAACAGCTCCCGGTCCCTTCAGAGCACCCGTGACTGCTGTGCCCAGTTTCCCCGGGAAGAGTGGAGCCGCTGGGATGCTAAGAAGCCAGCCTCCCGCCTCAGCCTCCGGCCTCACCCCTTACCTGCCGCGAGTTGCTTCCGGAGGCGGGGCAAGAGGAAAGGGGGGTTCACGAGGACCAGCTTCCCGAGGCACTCGGCCACCACCCCCCGAGTGCCCTCCTCGGCGCCCTCGCAGCGCTGGAACAGCAGGGCCCAGATGTCCTCGGCATAGGGCTTGAGGCTGTCGGGCCGGGCGGCCCCCAGGGCCTCCCTGAGCGAGTGCAGGAGCAGGTACTGCCGCCGCGGCTCCGCCTCCATCTGCCCCAGCAAGAAGGGCAGGAAGTCGGGCAGGTTCCCAGCGCCCACGCGGCCCAGCGCGTAGGAGGCTGCCGCCCTCACGTCCTCGCTGGGCGACCCCAGGGCTTCCAGAAGCACCGCCTTCAGCTCCCGCTGGGGCCCCGGCCCGGCCACCTGACCCACCTCGGCCAGGGCCAGGAACGCCAGGACTTTGACCCCGGTGCTCGAGTGGGGCGACCTGGCATCGCGCACCAAGCGGCCGGCTGTGCCCGCCGCCTCCTGGGGACAGGCGGCCGCCAGGGCTGCTACGCAGCGGGCCAGCGAGTGGAACACCTGCTTGTGCAGGCCCGGCCCATCGCCAGCGTCCTGCTCGTAGACGGGCGCCGTGAGCAGGCCGATGAGCTCGGCGTAGTCCACGCACGGCGGGCGGGTGCCCACCAGTGCCTGCAGGAAGCCCTCGGCGGCCGCCAGCACCCCGGCGGGGAGCAGGGGCGAGCGCAGCAGCCGCAGCAGCTCGGCCAGCACGGGGCCGCTGACCTCGGCCAGGGAGGCCGGCTGGGCCTGGGTCGCGGTGGCCAGGAAGTCCACTGCCAGCTGGGCCACGTGCATGTCGCTTTCGCTGATCAGGGCGGGCAGCTCGGCCAGCACGGCCCGGATGGCGGGCGGCGGGAGGCTGAGCCCCTGGCTCTGGGCCAGGGCGTCCAGCGCTGCCAGCGTGGCCAGCCGCAGCGCCCGCTGGTTCTTGCGCAGGAACGAGGCCAGGACGGGCAGCGCCTCGGCCAGGATGGGCTGCAGGTCGAGCCGCAGCGGGGACGCGGCCACCAGCGTCAGCGCCCTGACGGCGGGCAGCCGGGTGATCTCGTTCCGCAGGCGGTCCAGCAGGAGGGACAGCATGGGCTGCAGGTCGTCGCCCAGCCGGTCCCCCAGGTGGCCCACGAGGTGCCCCGTGCAGGAGATGGCCCGCTCCTTCACCTCCTGGTCCAGGTCGGTGGCCCGGAGCCGCGCCAGAGCGGCCGCGGACATCTCACGGACGTAGGGCTCCGGGTCCAGCGCCCGAGGGCTGTCCAGCGGCCACAGGGCCCGCACCAGCTCCTGGAGCACCAGCAGCGCCTCTGCTGCGATCTTGTAGAAAGGGTCGGCCACGCAGGCCGTCACGGCGGGCAGGAGGGCGGGCAGGTGCGGGTGGAAGGCCTCGGCTGGCTCCGTGCCCAGCAGCCCCTGCAGGAAGGCCAGGGCATCCATCCGGATGGTGGAGGAGTTGGCGCGGTCTGCCAACGAGAAGATGATGCCTGCCGGGCGGTGGGAAAGTCATGAGGGGCCATGGAGTCTGACCCAACAAATCCCTCCCCACACGTGGGAACAGGGCACCTACACTCTTCCACCCAGCAGCTTCTAAGAGGTCAGGACTTAGCCGGGGGCTGGGACTGAAGGAAACAAGGCCAGGGATCAGGGGGTCCCAGGCAGCCGGGCCTGGACCCCCGCTGTGCTCTCTGCTGACAGTGGGAAGCCACTTCAGGCTGTTGAACAGGGGCTTGGTCTCGAACTGGGTCCCGGTCTCCCTTGAGGGGTCGGGAGCTCAACTCAGGGCTGGGTTCCAGGTTCTGCAAGGGGCCCAGGACAGCAGGCAGCCAGGGCCGGTCAGGCCTACCTGATACGAGCACAGGCATGTGCTCTGCCAGGCTGCCGGGGAGGACGCCCGCCAGCTCGGCAAGGAGGCCAAAGCAGCCCTGGCGGGCCCGGACACTCCGGTCTTTCAGCTGCCGCTGCAGGGCCTTGACCACCAGGGGCACCTGTGGGCAGGTGGGGGCAAGTCGGTGACCCCCAGGAAACCTTCCTGCCCTGCCCACTGTGGGGGGCTTGCCCAGGCACAGCCCCCCGGGGACAGTGGGCGTGGAAAGGAACATGCTCAGGCATTCACCAGGCACTCTGTGCCAAGCCCTTATCACCACCTTCTGAGGCAGCTCAGATAGGGGACGGAGGCAGAAGTGACTCTAAGACGTAAAAGTCCTTATAAGGCAAGGATCCCAAACTCAGAGCGCTTCTCCTTCTTTCGAGGACACCCTTACTCACCCGTTCCCAGCGTGTCCTTTAGCTACACATTCAAGTTTGGGGCTGGACACACTGCCCAGCCCTCGAATTCTTCCCTgtggctgagtcaagaaccctaACAGCGCCAGCCCTCGGTTGAAGTCTCTTATTTCTCTGAGAACTCTCAGGGCTCTCCGGAATCACTCGGACCCTACGAGGTAGGTACTATATCTGTATCTACTTTACGGACGGGGCAAACAGGGACAGAGAACTAACTTGCTTACAGTCCCCCCGGGCTGTCCAGCTCTCAACCATGGGAGGGCGGAAGCCGAGGCTGGGCTGGCGCCACTCTGgagtctcttcctctcttcttgcCGTGTTTTCTCCCCCAGATGATTTCATCCCTTCCTAGAAGTCTGGATCCCAGCGATGCTAAGGATTCCCAAATCAACACCCTAATACCAAACTTGGTTGTCATCCGTCCGCCTGACGGTTTAACGTGAGCATCTTATAAAGTCCTCACACGTCCAGGTCCAGAATAGAACAGACCTCCTGAACCCCTTCCATTCCAGTCTCTGCACCTCTGGAAAATGCTTTAGCCTGACACCTGGAGGTCACGTGACACCCTCCTTCTCCTCACCCTCCAGAGTCCACCCATCAGTGAGCTTTGCCAATCCTGGCCACACCATACTTCTCGAATCTGACCATGCTTCCCCATGTCCCCTGGAGCCACCtgagctcccccccccccccagctccaACACTACAGGCTTTTCTTGGTCCCCTGCTTCTACTCCTGCCCTGCTGCACTCCACTCCCCACCCAGCAGCCAGAGTCGAACTCAGATCCCGGAACCCCTGCCAGGGGCGTCCCCTTACTGTCAGATTGACACTGGGACTCCTCCCCACGGTTTGGAACAGCCCTGATGTTTGCCGTCTACCTGCCCCTAGAACGGGTGGTCCTGGAGGGCAGGGGCTTGAAATGTCTTGCTCCCCACGGGGCGCCGAGCACCCAGTACATGGGGCCgggcacagagtaggtgcttgATGCATCTACTCGGGTGGATGGAGAGAGGGTGGGATGGGTGGGCGGCAGGATGGGAAGCGGGATGGACGGACGGCCAGGTGGACGGGTGGGGGACGGGTGGGAAGGCAGGGAGGGGGGTGGACAGCCTGGCCCCACCTGTCCTTGCAGCATGTGGAG
This region of Tamandua tetradactyla isolate mTamTet1 chromosome 9, mTamTet1.pri, whole genome shotgun sequence genomic DNA includes:
- the CAND2 gene encoding cullin-associated NEDD8-dissociated protein 2 isoform X2 codes for the protein MSAAAFHISSLLEKMTSSDKDFRFMATSDLLSELQKESVQLDEDSERKVVKMLLRLLEDKNGEVQNLAVKWLGAPLGAFHASLLHCLLPQLSSPRLAVRKRAVGALGHLAAACSTDLFVELADHLLDRLPGPRAPASPATIRTLIQCLGSVGRHAGHRFGNHLDRLVPMVEEFCNMDDDELRESCLQAFEAFLRKCPKEMSLHVPNITSLCLRYMKHDPNYNYDSDGEEEQMETEDHELSEQESEEEEYSDDNDDDMSWKVRRAAAKCLAALISSRPDLLPDFHRSLAPALIRRFREREDNVKADVFGAYVVLLRQTRPPKGWLASMEEPTQTGGNLHMLQGQVPLVVKALQRQLKDRSVRARQGCFGLLAELAGVLPGSLAEHMPVLVSGIIFSLADRANSSTIRMDALAFLQGLLGTEPAEAFHPHLPALLPAVTACVADPFYKIAAEALLVLQELVRALWPLDSPRALDPEPYVREMSAAALARLRATDLDQEVKERAISCTGHLVGHLGDRLGDDLQPMLSLLLDRLRNEITRLPAVRALTLVAASPLRLDLQPILAEALPVLASFLRKNQRALRLATLAALDALAQSQGLSLPPPAIRAVLAELPALISESDMHVAQLAVDFLATATQAQPASLAEVSGPVLAELLRLLRSPLLPAGVLAAAEGFLQALVGTRPPCVDYAELIGLLTAPVYEQDAGDGPGLHKQVFHSLARCVAALAAACPQEAAGTAGRLVRDARSPHSSTGVKVLAFLALAEVGQVAGPGPQRELKAVLLEALGSPSEDVRAAASYALGRVGAGNLPDFLPFLLGQMEAEPRRQYLLLHSLREALGAARPDSLKPYAEDIWALLFQRCEGAEEGTRGVVAECLGKLVLVNPPFLLPRLRKQLAAGRPHTRSTVTTAVKFLISDQPHPIDALLKTYVAVHNKPSLIRDLLGTVLPLLYQETKIRRDLIREVEMGPFKHTVDDGLDVRKAAFECMYSLLESCLGQLDICEFLNHVEDGLKDHYDIRMLTFIMLARLAALCPAPVLQRVDRLIEPLRATCTAKVKAGSVKQEFEKQDELKRSAMRAVAALLNIPEVGKSPIMADFSSQIRSNPELAALFESIQKDSASSRESVELS